The DNA segment CGAGGATTACATTCACCGCATCGGCCGCACCGGCCGCGCCGGCAAGAGGGGCGACGCGACTTCCTTGGTTGCCCCCGAAGAGAAACCGCGCCTCGCCGATATCGAGAAGCTGATCAAGTTCAAGATCGAACAGGTCACGCTACCCGATTTTGATCCTGGCACAGCCGTGTACCACGAAGATCGTGACCGCGTCCGCGGCCGCAGCCGCCACGGGCATATTCGCGAACGCGAAGAACACCGCCCGCATGGCCCGCGCAGTTCGGTGGCCCTGCCGCGTCCTGCGGCGCATGTGCCGACTATCGCACCCGACGGCTTTGATTTCAGCAAACCCTATGAAGGCAAAACTGGCGAGGGTGCGGCAAGCAAATCCGCCGCCCCGCCACGGCGGCCGGTCAAACCCGTCGCTGCATTGCTGGGCGGCTTCGGCAAGAAAAACAATGCCTGATCGCCTGCCGATCAGCCGCCACTGAGTGCCTGGAAAATAATCACCTCATCGCTGCTGCGCAGCGGCGTGTCCAGCGCGGCTGCCTGATCCTGATTCACCCAGATGCGGATGTGGCGCCGTATGGCGTCCTGTTCGTCGATCATGCGAAAGCGGATGCCGGGGTAGCGGCGATCCAGATCGATGAGCAATTCGCCCAGCGTGTTGCCATCGGCCTCGACCTCGCGTTGTTCGCCGGTATAGGAACGCAACGGAGTCGGAATGGAAACTTTCACCGCGCCAACTCAACGGCTTCGACCGCGTAGATCTGCGGCAGGTGTTGCGCGATGCAGGACCATTTTTCACCCTCGTTCCGGCTGGCCCAGACTTCGCCGCCCGTGGTGCCGAAGTAGAGTCCTGGCGGATCGTGGGCATCGCAGCTCATCGACTGGCGCAGCACCGTGAACCAGCCCTGATTGGGTGGCAAGCCGGCATCGAGGCGGTGCCAGGTTCTGCCCGCATTGCGCGAGACGTAGGCAGCCGGTTTTCCGCCGACACTGGTGCGCGGCCACACCGCGGTGCCGTCCATCGGAAACACCCACAGCGTGTCCGGATCGCGCGGATGCAATACGACCGGGAACCCGATGTCGCCGATCTTCTTCGGCATTTTCATGCCAATGCGTTTCCATTTCCCCAGTGCCCGATCCATGCGGTAGATGCCGCAGTGATTCTGCTGGTACAGCACGTCTGGCGCCAGCGGATGCAGGCGCACGCAATGCGGATCGTGTCCGTATTCCGGGTCGGGGAAGGGCAGAAAGTCCGCCGCACAACCGGCATTCAGCGGCTGCCAGTTTGCGCCACGATCCGTGCTCTCGAACACGCCGCCGCTCGACAGGCCGATATAAAGATGGCACGGATCGCGCGGGTCGATGTTGATCGAATGCAGCTTGGGTCCGTCAGGGGTGCCGTCCTGTTCGCCGCCGGTCCATTTTTGGTACATCGGATGATCGTTGAAGCCTGACACCGGATTCCACGTCGCGCCGCCGTCTTCAGTGCGAAACAAGCCTTGCGGCGAGGTACCCGCGTACCAGACCCGTGGCTCGCTGGCATGGCCGGGCGTCAACCAGAAAGTGTGATTGACGACGCGGCCCTTTTCACCCGGCGCCGCTTTGGGAAATGCCGGTGGCCGCGCCGCTTCCGCCCATGTCTTGCCGAAATTGCCGGAGCGGAACACGCTTGGTCCCAGATGGCCGGTGCGCGCGGCCAGCAGCAACGTCTTTCGGTCGCGCGGATCGAGCACCATGTGATGCACGATATGACCAAAAAATATTGGTGCGCTGCTGGTCCATGTGCGCCGCGCCGGATCGGACTTGAGTATGAATGCGCCCTTGCGCGTGGCGATCAGGAGGGCGACCGGGCCGGCCGCGGCCGATGGTGCAAGCGGTTTGACGCGGGTAGAGGATTTCATGTCGGGTTGCTCCATGAAAACGTCGACGCTCACCATACTACGCCGCTGCATCCATCCCTGCCGCAGTGGGGTTATTGATTCTTGCCCTCGCCTGTTGTTGCTGTGCCTTCTTCGTTAGGCGGCGGCTGCCAGTCCACCGGCAGCGCCTGGCGCCAGTTGTGCGGTGTGCATTGATCCCAGCGCAGATTGGGGACATAGAAGATCGCCGCATGCAGTCGCGACAACCGGTCGAACGAAGGCTGCTGCAACACCTTCACGACGCCCCCGTTCACATAGAAGTCCAGCGAATATTTGGGGTAGGCCATCACCATGCCGTCGGTGGTGAAGGAAACATCTTCGGGCCGCACGATCTGCGCCACCTTCTCTTCGCTGTCGCCCGGTTCCAAGGCACGCAAGGCCTGCTGCGTTTTCTCATAATTTTCGCGCTCGACCATATTGCTGTGGGCCGAACTCAACTTGCTGAAAATACTGAATGGATTGGTTCCCATGCCGACCAGCGAGCGCACATCCGAAAGTACCGGATTGCTTACCACCTCTTTCACGCTCTGCATGGTCGATTTGCCGGAAAAGTCGAGTGTTGCGCTCTCGGCTGGGGTGGCAGCGGCAAGCAGCGAATCGAACCAGTCCAGCGCATCGCGGGCCCAGTGGTAATGCGTAGCGGTGGCATAGCCGCGGCAGCTGTAAAACGCCCGTACATCGCGCTTCGACAGCGTACCGTATATCTTGTTATCGAGAAATAGCAGGCCACCGTAGTCGGTGTCGGTAAACGCCACATAGTCGATTTCACGCCCCTTTCGGTCAAGCATTTCGAAACGCTCCATGGCCGACTCCGCGGGTACCTCAGCCAACACCTTGCGACCGACGCTGGCACCATCCACGCGCATGCTGGTCGCACCGGCATTGCGCTCCGGCTTGGCCGGCTTGTTCGTCGCGCAACCCACGCAGAACGCGACCAGCAACACGACAGCGACATTGCGGATCATTTAGTCCTCCTTTGCTATCTGTATAGCATCGCCCCGATGCTCGATCGGGCAAATAAGCAAGACTGCCAAAAAAAAAACGCCCGCTGTCGCGGGCGTTTTTTTGCATCGAACGCACTCAGGCCTTGAGCGCTACCAGCACTTCGTCCAGCATCTTCCTGGCATCGCCGAACAGCATGCGATTGTTCTCCTTGTAGAAGAGCGGGTTGTCCACGCCGGCGTAGCCGGAAGCCATGCTGCGCTTCATGACGATCGAGGTCTTGGCCTTCCACACTTCCAGCACCGGCATGCCGGCGATGGGGCTGGTCGGATCGTCCTGCGCCGCCGGGTTGACGATGTCATTGGCGCCGATCACCATGGCGACGTCGGTGTCGGGGAAGTCGTCGTTGAGTTCATCCATTTCCATCACGATGTCGTAGGGCACCTTGGCTTCCGCCAGCAGCACGTTCATGTGGCCGGGCATGCGCCCCGCCACCGGGTGGATGCCGAAGCGGATATTGACGCCCTTCTCGCGCAGGTACTTGGTGATTTCGTACACCGTGTGCTGGGCCTGCGCCACCGCCATGCCGTAGCCGGGAACGATGATCACGCTCTTCGCCTCGCGCAGCAGTTCCGCCGTTTCGACGCTGCTGATGGGAACCACTTCGCCGGCCGGTTGCGCCGCGTCGCCCTTGGCTGCCGGCGCGCCGCCGCCGGTGCCGAAGCCGCCCGCGATGACGCTGATGAAGTTGCGGTTCATGGCACGGCACATGATGTAGGACAGAATCGCACCGCTTGAGCCCACCAGCGCGCCGACGACGATGAGCAGGTCGTTGGAGAGCATGAAGCCGGTCGCCGCCGCGGCCCAGCCCGAGTAGCTGTTGAGCATCGATACCACCACGGGCATGTCGGCGCCGCCGATGGCCATCACCATGTGGATGCCGAACAGCAGCGCGATGACGGTCATCACGATCAGCGGCGTCATGCCGGCGTTGACCGACTCGGCGTGCAGGAAAGACCCGCCGAACCAGATCACCACCAGCAAGCCGGCCAGGTTCATCCAGTGGCGTGCCGGCAGCAGCAATGGCTTGCCGTTGATCTTGCCGTTGAGCTTGCCGAAGGCGATCAGCGAGCCCGAGAAGGTCACGGCCCCGATCAGGATGCCGACGTAGATTTCGATCTCATGAATACTTTTTTCGGCGCCGATGAACTGGATCGATGTATCAACGTAGCTGGCGTAGCCGACCAGGCAGGCAGCGAGGCCGACCAGGCTATGCATCAGCGCCACCAGTTCCGGCATCTGCGTCATCTGCACGGTACGCGCGGCGTAGAGGCCGATGCCGCCGCCGACCACCATGGCGGCGACGATCCAGGGAATGCCGGCCATGCTGACGCGTGGGCCGAACACTGTCGCCAGCACGGCGAGGGTCATGCCGATCATGCCGTAGAGGTTGCCGCGCCGCGAGGTCTCCGGATTGGAAAGGCCGCCCAGGCTGAGGATGAAAAGAATTGTTGCTCCGATATAGGAGACGGTTGCCAAATTTCCAGACATGTCTTGCGTCTCCCCGGGTTATTTGCGGAACATGGACAGCATGCGCTGGGTGACGGCGAAGCCACCGAACATATTGACCGCGGTGAGCACGATGCCGCCCACGGCCAGCCAGCGTATCCACTCATTCGGCGCCGCCATGCCTTCCGCCAGCGGCGGGGCGATCTGGATCAGCGCGCCGATGGCGATGATGCTGGAAATCGCATTGGTCACGCTCATCAGCGGCGTGTGCAAGGCCGGGGTCACGTTCCACACCACCATGTAGCCGACGAAGCAGGCCAGCACGAACACCGTGAAGTGGGCGAGAAAGGCGGTCGGGGCATTGGCGCCAACGAACCAGAACAATGCCGCGGCGACACCGAACATGATGGCCAGCTTGTTGCCCGCCATCGGTTCGCCGCTGCCGCCATGGCCGTGGCCTTTCTTCGCGGCAGGCGCTGCGGCCGCCGGCTTCGCGGCAGCGGGCGGGGCTGCGGATGGTTTGGGCGGCGGGGGCGGCCAGGTGATGTTGCCTTCCTTGATCACCGTCAGGCCGCGGATGGCGTCGTCTTCCATGTTGACGTCGATGACACCGTCCTTGGTCTTGCACAATTCCTCGGTCAAGCGCAGCAGGTTGTTCGAGTAGAGCGTCGACGATTGCTTGGCCAGGCGGCTGACCAGATCGGTGTAGCCGACGATGGTCACACCGTGCTTCACCACTGCCTGGCCGGGTTCGGTCAATTCGCAATTGCCGCCTTGCTCAGCCGCCATGTCGACGATGACGCTGCCCGCCTTCATGCTCTTTACCATCTCGGCGGTGATCAGCTTTGGCGCGGGCTTGCCGGGGATCAGCGCGGTGGTGATGATGATGTCCACTTCCTTGGCCTGCCTGGCGTACATCTCGCGCTGGGCGTGCTGGAAGCCCTCGCTCATCACTTTGGCATAGCCGCCGCCGCCGGAACCTTCTTCCTCATAATCGACCTTGACGAATTCGCCGCCCAGGGACACGACCTGG comes from the Georgfuchsia toluolica genome and includes:
- a CDS encoding MoaD/ThiS family protein; translation: MKVSIPTPLRSYTGEQREVEADGNTLGELLIDLDRRYPGIRFRMIDEQDAIRRHIRIWVNQDQAAALDTPLRSSDEVIIFQALSGG
- a CDS encoding sialidase family protein; its protein translation is MKSSTRVKPLAPSAAAGPVALLIATRKGAFILKSDPARRTWTSSAPIFFGHIVHHMVLDPRDRKTLLLAARTGHLGPSVFRSGNFGKTWAEAARPPAFPKAAPGEKGRVVNHTFWLTPGHASEPRVWYAGTSPQGLFRTEDGGATWNPVSGFNDHPMYQKWTGGEQDGTPDGPKLHSINIDPRDPCHLYIGLSSGGVFESTDRGANWQPLNAGCAADFLPFPDPEYGHDPHCVRLHPLAPDVLYQQNHCGIYRMDRALGKWKRIGMKMPKKIGDIGFPVVLHPRDPDTLWVFPMDGTAVWPRTSVGGKPAAYVSRNAGRTWHRLDAGLPPNQGWFTVLRQSMSCDAHDPPGLYFGTTGGEVWASRNEGEKWSCIAQHLPQIYAVEAVELAR
- the pntB gene encoding Re/Si-specific NAD(P)(+) transhydrogenase subunit beta, encoding MSGNLATVSYIGATILFILSLGGLSNPETSRRGNLYGMIGMTLAVLATVFGPRVSMAGIPWIVAAMVVGGGIGLYAARTVQMTQMPELVALMHSLVGLAACLVGYASYVDTSIQFIGAEKSIHEIEIYVGILIGAVTFSGSLIAFGKLNGKINGKPLLLPARHWMNLAGLLVVIWFGGSFLHAESVNAGMTPLIVMTVIALLFGIHMVMAIGGADMPVVVSMLNSYSGWAAAATGFMLSNDLLIVVGALVGSSGAILSYIMCRAMNRNFISVIAGGFGTGGGAPAAKGDAAQPAGEVVPISSVETAELLREAKSVIIVPGYGMAVAQAQHTVYEITKYLREKGVNIRFGIHPVAGRMPGHMNVLLAEAKVPYDIVMEMDELNDDFPDTDVAMVIGANDIVNPAAQDDPTSPIAGMPVLEVWKAKTSIVMKRSMASGYAGVDNPLFYKENNRMLFGDARKMLDEVLVALKA
- a CDS encoding Re/Si-specific NAD(P)(+) transhydrogenase subunit alpha, which codes for MSLLIGVPREVFPNEKRVATVPEVVEKLIKLGFSVAVESGAGDAANFSDETYRAAGAEIITGAAQLWAKSDIVFKVRGPSQEEVGLMREGGTLISFIWPAQNPELMQQLAAKKATVLAIDSLPRTLSRAQKMDALTSQAGVAGYRAVIEAANAFGRFFNGQITAAGKVPPAKVFIAGAGVAGLAAIGTAAGLGAIVRANDTRAEVADQVVSLGGEFVKVDYEEEGSGGGGYAKVMSEGFQHAQREMYARQAKEVDIIITTALIPGKPAPKLITAEMVKSMKAGSVIVDMAAEQGGNCELTEPGQAVVKHGVTIVGYTDLVSRLAKQSSTLYSNNLLRLTEELCKTKDGVIDVNMEDDAIRGLTVIKEGNITWPPPPPKPSAAPPAAAKPAAAAPAAKKGHGHGGSGEPMAGNKLAIMFGVAAALFWFVGANAPTAFLAHFTVFVLACFVGYMVVWNVTPALHTPLMSVTNAISSIIAIGALIQIAPPLAEGMAAPNEWIRWLAVGGIVLTAVNMFGGFAVTQRMLSMFRK